The Methanofollis sp. genome includes the window AGGCCCTCCTGGTGCCCGGGGCAAAGGACCAGATCACAGGATACCGCAACTACACCATCGGGCAACTCGAAGCGGCGGTGCGGATCCGGACCCTTGCCGGACTCGGCTTCTCTCTTGAAGAGATGAAGATCATCATCGATGGCGACGACGGCGTGGACGTGGTGGAGAGGCGCCTTGCCGCGGTGCGGCAGGAGATGGCGCACCTCAAGAAGATCGAGGAGGTCCTGCGTGTCAGGCCCTCCCTTCAGGAGTTGTTTGCAATGTCGCTGTCCGAACCAGTCATCAAGGAGATCCCCGCGGTGCGGGTGATCAGCAAGCGGGAGAGAGGAAGTTATGAGGACGTCTGTCACCGTCTCATCGAGGAACTGATGGCCACCATCTTCAGCCCGGAAAACCGGCGGAACGGCGTGCGGATCACCGGGCCGGTGATGATGCTCTGCCACGACGAGGAGTACAGGGAGACCGACGCCGACATCGAGGTCGCGGTCCCGGTCGCCGGTCGGGTCAGCGTCGGCGAAGGGGTGGAGGTGAAGACCCTCCCGCCGGTGCAGGTCGTCTCTGTCCTCTCTACCGGGCCGTATTACAGTCTCAACCTGGCCTACGGCAGGATCCTGGAGTATGCCGCGGCGCACGGCCTCGCCCTCCGTGGGCCAGACCGGGAACTCTACTACAACAGCCCGCACGAGGTCCCGCCTGAAGAACTCAGGACCGAGGTGCAGTACCCCGTCGTGCGGGCCGACTGAATTCCCCTTTTTCTTCCCTCCGAAGAATTGATATGCCGCGGCCGCATGGGGAGGGCCATGGAAGAGATCACCGGCGCAAGGAAGATGGCGAACGGCGTTCTCGTCGAGTACAGGCGGGGAGGCGTCTCCCAGACTGTGGGATTCCCCTATGATGATCTCATTGCGATGGAGATCAATGCCCTCGACCTCGTCGAACACCCGGAGGACTATGAAGTCGATCCCGAGGGGAAGGCGATCTTCCCATGTCCCTCAAAGTGCCAGGGGCCGCCCGCCGGGTAGGGGAAAGGGCCTTCTCTCCCGTACCCCACGCGTGGGCATGGTGGCCGGAGAAAGGGCCGGCGCCAACCTCCGGAGGGCGGTCATGACCGATGCCGGCATCATCGCCGCATACAATATCGTCATGGCAGAGGAGACCGAAGGGAAGGCCCTCGACCCGGCGACGGTCCTGGCGGGCGTCGAGGCACTGCTCGCCGACCCGGCAAAGGGCTTCTACCTCGTCGCCGAGATGGAGGGCCGTGTCGTCGGGCAGGCAATGGTCACCTACGAATGGAGCGACTGGTGGAATGGCTCTTTCTGGTGGGTCCAGAGCGTCTATGTCCATCCCGACGTCAGGCGTCAGGGGATCTTCTCCGGGATCTTCCGGGAGATCGAGAGGGGGGCACGGAAACTGCCCGGCGTTGTCGGCCTCCGCCTGTACGTCGATGCGGAAAACCTGCGGGCTCAGGAGGCCTACCGGCGCCTCGGGATGGATGAGTCGAACTACCTGATGTTCGAAAGGGGGTTTTGAACCCCCTGTCGCCGGGCCGGTGACGGCAGTATTTTATCTGCAGGCGTGAAAGTGCCTGATATGACCATGGGCGACGAAAAACGTGCCGAACTGAAAGGGATGGTTCTCCGCCTCAAAGACCTCGTCGAGTACCAGGACGGGACAGTGGCAAGCCGGATGCTCGTCAACAGGCCGGCAGGGAGCATCACCCTCTTCTCCTTCGACGAGGACGAGGGCCTCTCCGAGCACACGGCGCCGTACGACGCGGTGGTGACCATTCTCGACGGGGAGTGTGAGGTCTGGCTCGCGGGGGAGACCCACCAGATGAAGGAGGACGATACGATCATCTTCCCGGCGAACGCCCCCCATGCCCTCTCCGCGGTGACGCGGTTCAAGATGATGCTGACCATGATCAGGGAGTGAGAGAGATGCCGGACGAAGGGAGATACTGCACCATCTGCGGCGGCGTCGTGCCCGAGGGTCCGGAGATCAGGACGATCCTGGTCGACGGCAAGGCGACCGGGATCGACCAGCTCGACCGGATCCTCTGCGATGTCCTCGACCTGCACCTCACAGCCGAGGGAGAGGTCAGGGAAGAACTCCTGACGAGGGTGAAGGCCTTCAACTATATCCCGACAAAGAAGACCGACGCCTACGCCGACGCGCTGATGGCAGAATACAGGCAGGCATCAGCCGGGCGGAAATAAGAATCATGTCTGATCGATCCGATCGGGCCGTACAGGCATTTTCCGGTGGTCTGAACTGCGCCCAGGCGGTCGCTTCTGCGTTTGCCGATGAGTTTGGCCTGAACGAGGCCGTGGTCAGGAAACTGGCGTGCGGTTTCGGCGGCGGCCTCGCCCACACGGACCGGACCTGCGGGGCGGTGAGCGGCGCCGTTCTCGTCCTCGGCCTGGCCCGCGGCACCCCCGTGCCCGGTGACAGGGAGGGGAAGGAGCGATGCTACGCACTGGTGCGGGAGTTTCTCCGCCGTTTCGGAGACCGCCACGGATCGGTGGACTGCACCGCTCTTCTGGGCTACGACCTCTCGGATCCACGGAGCCTTGACGCGGCCAGGGAGGCCGGAGTCTTTTCCGTGCGGTGCACCCTCTATGTTCGGGATGCGGTGGAGATCCTGGAAGATATCCTGCAAAGATCCTGATTTCGTGAGCCTGTGGCTGTCTGCGGCCGTGTCCATGGTGCCCTCGACAGATCCTCCATCCTGCACATTCGCCCCATCCGGCGCATGTTTATCTCTCTCCTCCTCCCTTTTCCGCGCGAAGACCATGGAAGAGATTACTCTTGTCGATGTCGAACCACAGCATGTCGTCGGCATACGGAAACGCGGGAAGTACGAAGAGATTCCCGACATGATCCGGACCGTGTACGAATATGTCCTATCGCAGGGCGCCGCATCCCCGGGTTGCCCGATCTTTGTCATGCATGAGACGAGCGAAGAGGAGGCGGTGAAGGCCGATCTCGAAGGTGCCGCCGATATCGAGATCACCGTGCCTGTTACGGAACGACTTGCCCCCGCTGGCGGCATCGCCTGCTACGAGCTTCCGGGAGGCAGGATGGCGCGTGTCGTCCACAGGGGACCGTACCAGGAGTGCGGGCCGACCTATGAGAGACTCTTTGCATGGCTTGCCAAAAATGGGCTGGAGATCACCGGCCCTATCAGGGAGGTCTACCTGAACGACCCGCGTGAGGTTCCCGAAGCGGAGATCCTCACCGAGATCTTTGTGCTGGTGGCCTGAAGACGCGGGTGCGGAAGGGTTATACCCCGGCCCTGCATGATGCCGGTGCGACGATGGTCGGGGTGTGTGCAGGATGACCGGGATGTCTGTCTGGACGGCGTGCTATCTTGGAGGCCTTGGCATCGGTACTCTCATCAGGGCCGCGTACGGCCGGGGCCTGCGGGAGAGGGGGGCCCCCGACCTCGGGTCAGACCCCCTCGATACGGCCCTCATGGCCCTGAGCGGCCTCGGCCTCCTCGCCTTCCCCCTTCTGTACGCCTTCACCTCCCTCCTCTCCTTTGCCGACTACCGCCTCCCCGACGTCGCCGGCATCGCCGGGGTCGTCATCTTTGCCGCCGCCCTCATCCTTTTCTGGCGTTCTCACGCCGACCTGGGGGAGAACTGGTCACCTTTCGTGACCGTCGCCGGCGGGCAGAGGCTCGTCACCGGCGGGGTCTACAGGCGTATCCGCCACCCGATGTACCTGGCGCACCTCCTCTGGGCGCTCGCCCTCCCCCTCATCCTCTGGAACGGCGTGGCCGGGTGGACGATGCTCGTCGCCGTCGTTCCCCTCGTCCTCCGCCGGATGCCGCGGGAGGAGGCGATGATGCTCGACCATTTCGGCGAGGACTATCGGGCATACATGGCGAGGACAGGACGGCTCGTTCCCCGCCTGCCGGGATAATACGAATTATTTATTTGGTAATACAAAGTAGATCATTCTTGTAAATTTATTCTGTGGTGCCGATTGTCACGACCCGTCCCTCCAGGTCGTGTTCGGTCCAGATCAGGTGATTTATGTGTCAAATGTCAGATATATTCTCTTAATTGCCCTCCTTGTTGCACTGGTCCCCGGGACGGTGTTTGCCGGGGATGCGACGATGGACGCGATCGGTTCCCGGGCCGCGGCGGTAGCGATGGACCACCTTGCCTCCGCGCAGGGCAATGAAAACATGCTGGCCATGACCGATGCCGGTGCCGTCATGTTCGGAAACCGGACCACCGAACGGTGCTTGAAGGGCGTGACCACTGTCAGCGGCTGTAGTATCGGTGACGGCAACCTCCTGATGCCGCAGAGGAGCAAGTTCTCCCCCCTGTGGTTCTTCTTCTACAGGAAGGACACTGGTGAAGCAGTCTTCCTTCAGGTGAAGCCTGAAGCAGTGGAAAAATCCCCTGAAGAGATCAAGGCGCTTCCCCCCGAAGATGTCTTCGGCATCATCGCGAAGGAACGGATAGATGCCGAATACCTCCTTGCGAACCAGAGCGCATGGACGGGAATGCTGAGTAAGAAGGTCTTTGGCGGCAATGAGTTCAGTCTCATCACGATCGCCAATATGTGGGCCGACCCCCGCACCCCCTATGACTTCCTGAGGGCGGCCTCTTTCCACAATCACCTCTGTCCCGGCGTGAGCAGCGGATACCTGATCTCCCGGTACGTGGAAGAACGCCTGCCAATTGAAGGCCCCTCTCAGAGTTACAAGGTCATTGCCTGTCCTGTCTGGTGTAAGGACGATCTTTTCCCGGTAATCTGGGACGCCACCCCGGGCAAGAATGGCCTCTTCGTCAAGGATCTGAGCGCAGCCGAGAAGGAAGCGTTGAAGAAGAGCACCGGCGGGACCGATGTTGCCGGGATCTATGTTCGCTGGAACGCCTCGACCAACACCGGCGACGGCCTTGTGGTGGGCTACAACTGGAGCCTGAGCAATGAACTGACCGGCACCGCTGACTGGAAGGGGGATCAGGCACTGGCGAAGCTCGTGATGGACCTGAAACTGATCGACTACAGGGACCGGCCCGAAGAGATGGTGACGACCCTCAGCGAGTTCAGGTGCGAGAGCCCGAACGACTTTGCCGCGCTTGCGAGTGCCGGTGTCAACCCCCTGAAGGTTCTCGGTGTGGAGGCATAAAGCCCGCCCGGCGGATTAACTGGTTGATATCAGGCTTCGGGGTGTTGCCCATTCCCTTTTCCCCTCTCTTTTTCATGCCCCTTTCACTGGGGCAGCGATAGGTATTCAAGGAGGCCGAGCGAAAAATCATCTGCACCTCGCGAGAGTAGCCAAGCTGGCCAACGGCGACAGACTCAAGATCTGTTCCCGCAGGGGTTCGTCGGTTCGAATCCGGCCTCTCGCATCTGTTTTTAGGGGCGACTTTTCGTCCTGCACCTGTTACTTCGTCCCGTACGACCGCACATGCGCCCATGCCCGCGTGAGGTCGGGCCGCAGGGCAGGGTCGCGGTAGATGCCGATATTCTTCCTGCCATAGAGGAATGCGGTCCTTCCCTATCGGGCAGACCCCGACGCAGATGCCGCAGGGAGCAAGACCGCGCTTTTCAAGTCTGGCGCTGTTTTCAGCACAGGCCCTTTTGTCGGTGAGGCCTGTGGGGTATCCCTCGTCATTGAGGGCCGAGACCGGGCACATCCGCACGCACGCCATGCAGCGGGTGCAGAGATCCTCCTCCATGAGAGGATCGGGCGGGAGTTCGGCGGCGGTGATGACGGATCCAAAGCGCACCCGCGGCCCGTAGTCCTGGGTCAGGAGCATGTTGTTCACCCCGAAGATCCCGAGCCCCGCGAGGAAAGCGGCGTGGCGGTGGGAGAAGAAGGCGACCGGCTTTTCGAGGAGGACGTCGATCCCAGAGTAGCCGTCACGCGGCACAAAGACGGACGGATACCCCTGCTCGGTGAGGTATGTGGCGATCCGGTAGGTGTACTGGTCAAGGAGGGTGTTCATTGTCCGGTAGAGTTCCCTGTACCAGATCGACGGGGCGGTCTCGATGACAGGCAGGGGGACGGGCAGGCCGATCACGATCACCGACCTGGCCTCCGGAAAGATCGATTGCGGGTAGAAGTCCTCTGGCATCCAGGGCTGGAAAGGTGGGTTCTCCCACCGCCCGACATCTGCCACCCCCACAAGGGGGATCTCCATCGCCGTGCACCTGATATGAATGCCCTCTGTTCTCTTCGCTCCCCTCTGTCCTGGCAGCCCCTGAGGATCCGGGAATCGTATCGGAATCAGGCTTACCTGGACAGAAAAAGACAAAAAATATACCCTTCCCCGGGAGTGTACTGTAGCGCAAATGGACGCATGAGATCGTGGCGCGACTGGATGATTTTCTGGAGCCCCTGGATGGCGGTGTATGGGAGGTCGCCGTCCCGAAGGAGGCGGTGACAGATGCTCTGGATGGCGGTTGGAAACAGTCTCCGATCAATGTCCCGTCCCCGGGCACCCTTGCCAACTACCGGAAAGGGAACTATCATCTCCACGAGACCGCCACAGAGTGGCGGGTCCATCATGACCGTTATGACCCGAAAAAGCACCCCTCCTCCACCTGGTGGACGACGCCCCCCTCATCCTGATGATCGGGGACCCCTTCCTCGCTCTGGTCATGGACGCCTGATCCGCCAGGAAGGGTGAGACCCGCTTCATCCTCAAAGGGCAGAGGACGACCTGGCAACTTCTGGTCTTCATCGGGTGTGCGGTCATCCTGGCCGGCACCGCCATCATCGCCAACCCGATTGGTTTCTATGCAGGGATCATATCTGTCCTGATCCCCCCGCTTATCACCGGGCTCGGCCTCCTCGTCGTCCTGAAGGGACTCTCTTTCAGCCCCTTTGCCGTCACCTCGAAGGGGAGCGTCTTTCTCGGCCTGTGCGTGCTTGCGCTGGGCATCTCACCCTCGTTCCTCCCGTTCGGCCTCTGGACGGTGGTCATCTTTGTCGTGCTGGCCGTCTGGATGTTTGCCAGTGCCCTGGTCTCCTTCAGACCCGTCTCGCGGGGGAGGGCGGCAGTCCCCGAAGGTTTTGCCGCCTGGATCTGGGGATTTTCTCCCTCTTTCTGGGGTCTCTCATCTTTCTGGCGCCGAGGGCCTTCCTGACTGTCGTGCTCGATGCCCTGGGTCTGATCCTCCTCCTGCTCGGGATCCTTCTGATCGAGAACGGCACGATACTTCGTCAGAGGATGACAGGATCCCTCCGGACGTCATGATGCCGGGAGAGCAACTGCTATCCTGTTTCTCCCTGATGCGGTCTTTATATCGCCGAGCCCTTTCCCCGACTCGACAGATAATAGAGCATCACCATCTCGATCCCTTCGAGATATCTATCGATATCGACGGAGCGGATCTCTTTCCCGACCTCGATGATCCTCTGTCTGTTCTGCTCCCAGTCCCGGAAAAGGTTCTCTTCGACACGGTTTTCCGTAAGGCGGGCGATGATCTCCCTCTTCTTCTCTTCCCGACCGATCTCTCTCAGGTCTGCCGGCCTGATCACACCTGTGCTCATCCCGTACCCGACGA containing:
- a CDS encoding MerR family transcriptional regulator, whose protein sequence is ALLVPGAKDQITGYRNYTIGQLEAAVRIRTLAGLGFSLEEMKIIIDGDDGVDVVERRLAAVRQEMAHLKKIEEVLRVRPSLQELFAMSLSEPVIKEIPAVRVISKRERGSYEDVCHRLIEELMATIFSPENRRNGVRITGPVMMLCHDEEYRETDADIEVAVPVAGRVSVGEGVEVKTLPPVQVVSVLSTGPYYSLNLAYGRILEYAAAHGLALRGPDRELYYNSPHEVPPEELRTEVQYPVVRAD
- a CDS encoding GNAT family N-acetyltransferase, which gives rise to MVAGERAGANLRRAVMTDAGIIAAYNIVMAEETEGKALDPATVLAGVEALLADPAKGFYLVAEMEGRVVGQAMVTYEWSDWWNGSFWWVQSVYVHPDVRRQGIFSGIFREIERGARKLPGVVGLRLYVDAENLRAQEAYRRLGMDESNYLMFERGF
- a CDS encoding cupin domain-containing protein, translated to MGDEKRAELKGMVLRLKDLVEYQDGTVASRMLVNRPAGSITLFSFDEDEGLSEHTAPYDAVVTILDGECEVWLAGETHQMKEDDTIIFPANAPHALSAVTRFKMMLTMIRE
- a CDS encoding NAC family transcription factor; amino-acid sequence: MPDEGRYCTICGGVVPEGPEIRTILVDGKATGIDQLDRILCDVLDLHLTAEGEVREELLTRVKAFNYIPTKKTDAYADALMAEYRQASAGRK
- a CDS encoding C-GCAxxG-C-C family protein; translation: MSDRSDRAVQAFSGGLNCAQAVASAFADEFGLNEAVVRKLACGFGGGLAHTDRTCGAVSGAVLVLGLARGTPVPGDREGKERCYALVREFLRRFGDRHGSVDCTALLGYDLSDPRSLDAAREAGVFSVRCTLYVRDAVEILEDILQRS
- a CDS encoding GyrI-like domain-containing protein, translated to MEEITLVDVEPQHVVGIRKRGKYEEIPDMIRTVYEYVLSQGAASPGCPIFVMHETSEEEAVKADLEGAADIEITVPVTERLAPAGGIACYELPGGRMARVVHRGPYQECGPTYERLFAWLAKNGLEITGPIREVYLNDPREVPEAEILTEIFVLVA
- a CDS encoding protein-S-isoprenylcysteine O-methyltransferase, giving the protein MTGMSVWTACYLGGLGIGTLIRAAYGRGLRERGAPDLGSDPLDTALMALSGLGLLAFPLLYAFTSLLSFADYRLPDVAGIAGVVIFAAALILFWRSHADLGENWSPFVTVAGGQRLVTGGVYRRIRHPMYLAHLLWALALPLILWNGVAGWTMLVAVVPLVLRRMPREEAMMLDHFGEDYRAYMARTGRLVPRLPG
- a CDS encoding FmdE family protein, producing the protein MSNVRYILLIALLVALVPGTVFAGDATMDAIGSRAAAVAMDHLASAQGNENMLAMTDAGAVMFGNRTTERCLKGVTTVSGCSIGDGNLLMPQRSKFSPLWFFFYRKDTGEAVFLQVKPEAVEKSPEEIKALPPEDVFGIIAKERIDAEYLLANQSAWTGMLSKKVFGGNEFSLITIANMWADPRTPYDFLRAASFHNHLCPGVSSGYLISRYVEERLPIEGPSQSYKVIACPVWCKDDLFPVIWDATPGKNGLFVKDLSAAEKEALKKSTGGTDVAGIYVRWNASTNTGDGLVVGYNWSLSNELTGTADWKGDQALAKLVMDLKLIDYRDRPEEMVTTLSEFRCESPNDFAALASAGVNPLKVLGVEA